One Prodigiosinella aquatilis DNA window includes the following coding sequences:
- the hslV gene encoding ATP-dependent protease subunit HslV, producing the protein MTTIVSVRRNGQVVIGGDGQATLGNTVMKGNVRKVRRLYNDRVIAGFAGGTADAFTLFELFERKLELHQGHLVKAAVELAKDWRTDRMLRRLEALLAVADENASLIITGNGDVVQPENDLIAIGSGGPYAQSAARALLENTELSAREIVEKSLGIAGDICIYTNQFHTIEELASKA; encoded by the coding sequence GTGACAACAATCGTAAGCGTACGCCGCAATGGGCAGGTCGTCATTGGCGGAGATGGCCAGGCCACATTAGGCAACACGGTCATGAAGGGGAATGTGCGCAAAGTACGCCGTTTGTATAATGACCGGGTTATTGCTGGATTTGCCGGTGGCACCGCTGATGCTTTCACTCTGTTCGAGTTATTTGAGCGGAAGCTGGAACTGCATCAGGGACATTTGGTAAAAGCGGCAGTGGAATTAGCCAAAGACTGGCGTACTGATCGCATGCTACGCCGTCTGGAAGCATTGCTGGCTGTAGCGGATGAAAACGCCTCATTGATTATTACCGGTAACGGTGATGTAGTGCAGCCAGAAAATGATCTGATTGCCATCGGCTCCGGTGGACCATATGCACAGTCCGCTGCACGCGCCTTGCTGGAAAATACAGAATTAAGCGCACGGGAGATTGTTGAAAAATCTTTGGGTATTGCCGGTGATATCTGTATCTATACCAACCAGTTCCACACGATTGAAGAATTAGCCTCCAAGGCGTAA
- the rraA gene encoding ribonuclease E activity regulator RraA codes for MKYDTSELCDIYHEEVNVVEPLFSNFGGRSSFGGKITTVKCFEDNGLLYDLLEESGSGRILLIDGGGSVRRSLINAELARLATQNEWEGIVVYGAVRQVDDLAELDIGIQAMAATPAGATSEGIGETDIRVNFGGVTFFSGDHLYADNTGIILSEDPLDIE; via the coding sequence ATGAAATACGATACTTCCGAACTGTGTGATATCTATCATGAAGAGGTGAACGTTGTTGAACCCCTTTTCTCCAATTTTGGCGGGCGTAGTTCATTTGGTGGCAAAATCACCACGGTGAAATGTTTTGAGGATAACGGCCTGCTTTACGACTTGCTTGAAGAAAGCGGCAGTGGACGCATACTGTTGATTGATGGCGGCGGCTCAGTGCGTCGCTCATTGATCAACGCTGAACTGGCCCGTTTGGCGACACAAAATGAATGGGAAGGCATCGTGGTTTACGGCGCCGTCCGTCAGGTAGACGATCTGGCAGAACTGGATATTGGTATCCAGGCGATGGCAGCAACGCCTGCGGGAGCAACCAGTGAAGGAATTGGTGAAACAGATATTCGCGTCAATTTTGGCGGTGTGACCTTCTTTTCTGGCGATCACCTTTATGCCGATAATACTGGCATCATTCTGTCAGAAGACCCGCTGGATATAGAGTAA
- a CDS encoding 1,4-dihydroxy-2-naphthoate polyprenyltransferase has protein sequence MTSLIHSSKTQAWLDSLRPKTLPLAFASIVTGSAIASWHSSFKPGIALLALLTAGLLQILSNLANDYGDAIKGSDTEARIGPLRGIQTGMISLTELRNALILTILLTIVSGIALVTLACEKPIDIVVFLSLGCLAILAAITYTVGNRPYGYIGLGDISVLIFFGWLSVAGSYYLQTGHFNSIVILPATACGLLATAVLNINNLRDIDNDRMNGKNTLAVRLGAKKARCYHMLLLMTAPACLALFALFYLHSLAGWLFILTLPLLIHQACYVLRETTAFSMRPMLEKTVKGALLTNLLFAVGVMLS, from the coding sequence ATGACCTCATTGATACATAGCAGCAAAACCCAGGCATGGCTGGACAGTTTACGTCCCAAGACATTGCCATTGGCTTTCGCCTCCATCGTTACCGGCTCGGCCATTGCCAGTTGGCATAGCAGTTTCAAACCTGGTATAGCGCTGTTGGCATTGCTGACTGCCGGATTATTGCAAATCCTCTCAAACCTGGCGAATGACTATGGCGATGCGATCAAGGGCAGTGATACCGAAGCTCGAATCGGGCCACTACGTGGAATTCAGACGGGTATGATCTCGTTGACTGAACTGCGAAACGCACTGATTCTCACCATATTGTTAACCATCGTCTCTGGCATCGCACTGGTGACGCTGGCCTGCGAAAAGCCGATTGATATTGTCGTATTCCTGTCGCTGGGCTGCCTGGCGATTCTGGCCGCTATCACTTATACGGTCGGGAATAGACCTTACGGCTATATTGGGTTGGGCGATATTTCCGTACTGATTTTTTTTGGTTGGCTCAGTGTGGCAGGGTCGTACTATCTGCAAACCGGTCATTTCAACAGCATTGTTATCCTGCCCGCCACCGCTTGCGGCCTATTGGCAACGGCAGTGTTAAATATTAATAATCTGCGCGATATAGATAATGATCGGATGAATGGCAAAAACACGTTGGCGGTACGACTTGGTGCCAAGAAAGCTCGCTGTTATCACATGTTATTACTGATGACGGCACCGGCGTGCCTGGCATTGTTTGCTTTGTTCTACCTACACAGCCTGGCTGGCTGGCTATTTATCCTAACGTTACCGCTACTGATCCACCAGGCGTGTTATGTACTGCGGGAAACAACAGCGTTCAGTATGCGCCCAATGCTGGAGAAAACCGTCAAAGGGGCGTTGCTCACCAATTTGTTGTTCGCTGTGGGCGTAATGCTGAGTTAA
- the cytR gene encoding DNA-binding transcriptional regulator CytR has product MEQKRENTTATMKDVADMAGVSTATVSRALMSPEKVSALTRQKVEQAVLSVGYSPHSITRNLKRNESRTLLAIVPDICDPFFSEILRGIEETATERGYLVLIGDCAHQRQNDKTFFDLIITKQIDGMLLLGSDLPFDVSKAEQRNLPPMVMANEFAPELELPTVHIDNLTAAFDAVHYLHQLGHQRIACIAGPEHLPQSQYRLQGYIQALRRCGLTIDNQYIVRGDFTYETGMKGLTTLMSHPAPPSAIFCHSDIMALGVLSQARRVGLDIPRDLSVVGFDDIAQASYCFPPLTTVAQPRYDIGREATLLLLEQLYGHSVQSGSRLLASELVIRESTSPPNSTHNRL; this is encoded by the coding sequence TTGGAGCAAAAGAGAGAAAACACCACAGCGACCATGAAGGACGTTGCGGATATGGCAGGGGTTTCTACAGCCACTGTATCTCGGGCATTGATGAGCCCGGAAAAAGTATCTGCCCTAACCCGGCAAAAAGTGGAGCAGGCCGTACTGTCGGTGGGCTATTCTCCTCATTCGATTACCCGCAATCTCAAGCGTAATGAATCCAGAACCCTTCTGGCGATTGTGCCCGACATATGTGACCCTTTCTTCTCGGAAATATTGAGAGGCATCGAAGAAACTGCGACTGAACGTGGTTACCTGGTACTGATTGGTGACTGCGCCCATCAGCGTCAAAACGATAAAACTTTTTTCGACCTGATTATCACCAAACAGATTGACGGTATGTTACTACTGGGCTCTGACCTGCCGTTTGATGTCAGTAAAGCTGAACAACGCAATCTTCCACCAATGGTGATGGCCAACGAATTTGCTCCCGAGCTGGAATTACCGACAGTGCATATTGATAACCTGACAGCGGCGTTCGATGCGGTACATTATCTTCATCAGTTGGGACATCAACGCATTGCATGTATTGCCGGACCAGAACATCTGCCACAGAGCCAGTACCGTTTACAAGGCTATATCCAGGCATTGCGTCGCTGTGGGTTAACCATCGATAACCAGTACATAGTGCGAGGCGACTTCACTTATGAAACCGGGATGAAGGGATTGACCACGCTAATGTCGCATCCAGCGCCTCCCAGTGCTATTTTTTGCCATAGCGACATCATGGCGTTGGGAGTATTGTCCCAAGCCAGAAGAGTGGGGTTGGATATTCCCCGAGATCTCTCAGTGGTGGGGTTTGATGATATTGCTCAGGCCAGTTACTGCTTTCCGCCGCTCACCACTGTAGCTCAACCACGCTATGACATCGGACGTGAAGCTACGCTATTGCTGCTGGAACAGTTATATGGTCATTCTGTCCAGAGTGGATCACGCCTGCTGGCTAGTGAGTTAGTCATTCGGGAAAGCACCTCCCCGCCTAATTCCACACATAACCGGCTTTAA
- a CDS encoding MIP/aquaporin family protein produces the protein MSQTESSTLKGQCIAEFLGTGLLIFFGVGCVAALKLAGANFGQWEISITWGFGVAMAIYLTAAVSGAHLNPAVTVALWLFACFDKRKVIPYILSQVAGAFCAAALVYGLYYNLFYDFEQTHHIVRGSVESLNLAGIFSTYPNPHISVMQAFLVEMVITAILMCLILALTDDGNGIPRGPLAPLLIGILIAVIGASMGPLTGFALNPARDFGPKLFAYVAGWGKVAFTGARDIPYFLVPIFGPLVGAILGAFGYRALIGRHLPCEICVIDDDTAIHTETRDI, from the coding sequence ATGAGTCAAACTGAAAGTTCAACATTAAAAGGCCAGTGCATTGCTGAGTTCTTGGGCACTGGTCTGCTGATTTTCTTTGGCGTTGGCTGTGTTGCGGCGTTGAAACTGGCTGGAGCCAATTTCGGACAATGGGAAATCAGCATCACATGGGGGTTCGGTGTTGCAATGGCAATCTATCTGACTGCCGCTGTCTCCGGTGCCCATCTCAACCCGGCAGTAACTGTCGCCCTGTGGCTGTTTGCCTGTTTTGACAAACGCAAAGTCATTCCCTACATCCTGTCTCAGGTTGCCGGTGCGTTTTGCGCTGCCGCACTGGTCTACGGTTTGTATTACAATCTGTTCTATGATTTTGAGCAAACTCACCACATCGTGCGCGGCAGCGTAGAGAGTCTGAATCTGGCAGGCATATTCTCCACCTATCCCAATCCACATATCTCTGTAATGCAAGCATTCCTGGTGGAAATGGTGATCACCGCCATTCTGATGTGTCTGATTCTGGCCTTAACGGATGATGGTAATGGTATCCCGCGCGGCCCGTTGGCTCCGCTGCTGATCGGGATTTTAATTGCCGTGATCGGTGCGTCCATGGGGCCACTGACCGGATTTGCCCTGAATCCAGCCCGTGATTTTGGCCCTAAACTATTTGCTTATGTTGCTGGTTGGGGAAAAGTCGCCTTCACCGGAGCCCGTGATATCCCTTACTTTCTGGTGCCGATTTTTGGCCCGCTTGTCGGTGCCATACTGGGTGCATTTGGTTATCGTGCCTTGATTGGCCGCCACTTGCCTTGTGAAATCTGCGTTATTGACGACGACACCGCGATACACACCGAAACTCGCGATATTTAG
- the metJ gene encoding met regulon transcriptional regulator MetJ, with product MAEWNGEYVSPYAEHGKKSEQVKKITVSIPLKVLKILTDERTRRQVNNLRHATNSELLCEAFLHAFTGQPLPNDEDLRKERSDEIPEAAKIIMREMGINPDTWEY from the coding sequence ATGGCTGAGTGGAATGGCGAATACGTAAGCCCATACGCTGAACACGGTAAGAAAAGTGAGCAAGTAAAAAAAATCACAGTTTCTATCCCATTGAAAGTACTTAAAATATTAACTGATGAGCGAACGCGTCGTCAGGTAAACAACCTGCGTCACGCGACTAACAGCGAGTTACTCTGTGAAGCGTTTCTGCATGCTTTTACCGGCCAACCCTTACCGAATGATGAAGATCTGCGTAAAGAGCGCAGTGATGAAATTCCGGAAGCAGCCAAAATAATCATGCGCGAAATGGGGATCAACCCCGATACCTGGGAGTACTGA
- the metB gene encoding cystathionine gamma-synthase — protein sequence MTRKQATITVRSGLNNDEQFGCVVPPIHLSSTYNFTGFNQPRAHDYSRRGNPTRDVVQRALAELEGGAGSVMTNTGMSAIFLVCTVFLRPGDLLVAPHDCYGGSYRLFESLSKRGVFRVKFVDQGDDSALKSALAEKPKLVLVESPSNPLLRVVDIAAICQSAREAGAVSVVDNTFLSPVLQNPLQLGADLVIHSCTKYLNGHSDVVAGAVIARDPEVVTELAWWANNIGVTGAAFDSYLLLRGLRTLSPRMAAAQNNAQQIVAYLQDQPLVKKLYYPSLPQHPGHDIACRQQSGFGAMLSFELDGDEDALRRFLSSLELFTLAESLGGVESLISHAATMTHAGMSPEARAAAGISDTLLRISVGIEDGDDLVADLEQAFQAVTTR from the coding sequence ATGACGCGTAAACAGGCTACTATCACAGTTCGTAGTGGGTTAAATAATGACGAGCAGTTTGGTTGTGTCGTTCCTCCCATTCACCTTTCCAGCACTTACAATTTTACCGGTTTTAATCAGCCTCGAGCGCATGACTACTCTCGTCGGGGGAACCCAACGCGTGATGTTGTGCAGCGGGCGTTGGCGGAACTGGAAGGGGGGGCCGGTTCTGTGATGACGAACACCGGTATGTCGGCGATTTTTCTGGTCTGCACGGTATTTTTACGCCCCGGCGACCTGCTGGTGGCTCCTCATGATTGTTATGGCGGTAGTTACCGGCTGTTTGAAAGTCTAAGCAAGCGGGGTGTATTCCGCGTGAAATTTGTCGATCAGGGTGATGATTCGGCGCTGAAGTCGGCTTTGGCCGAAAAACCGAAGCTGGTGCTGGTGGAGAGCCCCAGTAATCCACTGCTGCGTGTGGTGGATATTGCGGCCATTTGTCAGTCGGCGCGTGAAGCGGGCGCTGTCAGTGTTGTGGATAACACTTTCCTCAGTCCGGTGTTGCAAAATCCACTGCAATTGGGTGCCGATCTGGTGATTCATTCTTGTACCAAGTATTTGAACGGGCACTCTGACGTTGTTGCTGGAGCGGTGATTGCCAGGGACCCTGAAGTGGTTACCGAACTGGCATGGTGGGCGAATAATATCGGTGTTACTGGTGCGGCGTTTGATAGTTACCTTCTATTGCGCGGTTTGCGCACGTTGTCACCGCGTATGGCCGCGGCTCAGAACAATGCGCAACAAATTGTGGCGTATTTGCAGGATCAACCGCTGGTGAAAAAGCTGTATTATCCCTCTCTGCCGCAACACCCTGGACACGACATCGCCTGTCGTCAACAGTCCGGCTTTGGCGCGATGTTAAGTTTTGAACTGGATGGTGATGAAGACGCTTTGCGCCGTTTCCTCTCATCGTTGGAGTTATTTACGTTGGCGGAATCGTTAGGGGGTGTTGAAAGCCTGATTTCTCATGCAGCTACCATGACTCACGCGGGCATGTCTCCAGAGGCACGTGCCGCTGCCGGGATATCAGACACACTGCTGCGCATTTCGGTAGGTATTGAAGACGGTGATGATTTGGTTGCCGATCTGGAACAGGCGTTTCAAGCTGTAACCACGAGGTAA
- the ftsN gene encoding cell division protein FtsN, translated as MAQRDYVSRGRSATRRKKTSNRRKGSSSGTSKVMIALAAAVLVTFAGGLYFIVHNKPGESPVLPHQTGKGNGLPPKPEERWRYIKELENRHIGVTTPTEPSAGGNIETTGELTQEQRQLLEQIQSDMRNQPTPLSEVPYNETQVPRSQVFIKPQAVVPSTVVPRVSTVAPSPTKPEIPKPKITKNEPEKVDSSKQKKAQLWIVQCGSFKTTEPAESVRAELAFSGIESHITNSGGWNRIILGPYNNRTNANKMALQLKGMGHTNCILLANGG; from the coding sequence GTGGCACAAAGAGACTATGTCAGCCGTGGGCGCTCGGCAACGCGTCGGAAAAAGACATCCAACCGGAGAAAAGGTAGTAGTTCCGGTACCTCCAAGGTTATGATCGCGCTGGCCGCAGCAGTGCTTGTCACCTTTGCGGGAGGGTTATATTTCATCGTCCATAATAAACCGGGTGAGTCTCCGGTGTTACCGCATCAGACAGGCAAAGGTAACGGACTGCCACCAAAACCGGAAGAACGCTGGCGTTATATCAAAGAGCTGGAAAATCGTCATATCGGTGTAACAACACCAACGGAACCTTCAGCAGGTGGGAATATCGAGACAACGGGTGAACTGACGCAAGAACAGCGCCAGTTACTGGAGCAGATACAGTCGGATATGCGCAACCAACCGACGCCACTGTCAGAAGTACCGTATAACGAAACACAAGTCCCCCGCTCGCAGGTTTTCATCAAGCCACAAGCGGTTGTACCATCGACCGTAGTACCCCGAGTATCAACAGTGGCGCCCTCGCCAACGAAGCCAGAAATCCCCAAGCCGAAAATAACGAAAAATGAACCAGAAAAGGTCGATAGTAGTAAGCAGAAAAAAGCACAACTCTGGATTGTACAATGTGGTTCATTCAAAACCACGGAGCCTGCCGAATCCGTGCGAGCTGAACTGGCATTTTCCGGAATAGAAAGCCATATCACCAACAGCGGAGGCTGGAACCGGATTATTTTGGGGCCTTATAATAACCGTACCAACGCCAATAAAATGGCGCTTCAGCTTAAAGGTATGGGCCACACCAACTGCATCCTGTTAGCTAACGGGGGTTGA
- the rpmE gene encoding 50S ribosomal protein L31, translating into MKQGIHPNYAEVTATCSCGNVIKVRSTAGHDLNLDVCGECHPFYTGKQRVVDTGGRVERFNKRFSVPGAKK; encoded by the coding sequence ATGAAACAAGGTATTCACCCGAATTATGCTGAAGTTACCGCTACCTGCTCTTGCGGTAATGTTATCAAAGTCCGTTCTACAGCGGGTCATGATCTGAATCTGGACGTATGTGGCGAATGCCATCCGTTCTATACCGGCAAACAACGCGTGGTTGATACCGGTGGTCGTGTTGAACGTTTCAACAAACGTTTCAGCGTACCGGGCGCCAAAAAATAA
- the zapB gene encoding cell division protein ZapB, translating to MSFEVFEKLEAKVQQAIDTITLLQMEIEELKEQNNTLSQEIQAAAGSRDALMRENEQLQEEQKTWQERLRALLGKMEDVQ from the coding sequence ATGTCATTTGAAGTATTTGAGAAACTGGAAGCGAAAGTTCAGCAGGCGATCGACACGATTACGCTATTGCAGATGGAAATTGAAGAGCTGAAAGAGCAGAACAATACATTGTCACAAGAGATTCAGGCTGCGGCAGGTAGTCGTGATGCGCTGATGCGCGAGAACGAACAACTACAGGAAGAGCAGAAAACATGGCAGGAGCGTCTGCGTGCACTATTAGGTAAAATGGAAGACGTACAATAA
- the priA gene encoding primosomal protein N', which produces MPVVQVALPVPLARTFDYRLPEGLCPVPGMRVSVPFGNRKMIGIVTTLNNSSELPLDQLKVVREVLDDEPLFPASLWRILLWAVDYYHYPIGEVLFHALPIILRQGKPAHTAPLWQWFATEQGRAMPLASLKRAPKQQQALAALLHAPLYRHQVSESALTETALQALRSKSLCDLRPLSRQLSDWRSEFSIIGERLKLNTEQATAIGAIRSEDNHFSAWLLAGITGSGKTEVYLSVLENILAQGKQALILVPEIGLTPQTISRFKDRFTAPVEALHSGLNDSERLAVWLRAKSGEAAIVIGTRSALFTPFARLGLIVIDEEHDGSYKQQEGWRYHARDLAVFRAREEDIPIVMGSATPALETLYNVQIGKYRQLRLSKRAGNARLAQQHILDLKGLPLTSGLSQPLINRIHHHLNNDNQVILFLNRRGFAPVVMCHECGWIAECQRCDHYYTLHQHQQILRCHHCDSQRPVPPQCPHCGSTHLVPVGLGTEQLEQALPALFPQTPITRIDRDTTSRKGSLEQQLTQVRQGGARILIGTQMLAKGHHFPDVTLVVLLDVDSSLFSADFRAAERFAQLYTQVSGRAGRAGKAGEVILQTHHPEHPLLQTLLQKGYDDFANQTLKERQSVFLPPFTSHVLFRAEDHDNQQATLFLQQLRNLLEASPLRDDALWLMGPVPALQPKRAGRFRWQLLLQHPSRARLQQLLRNSLALIDTLPQTRKVKWILDVDPTDS; this is translated from the coding sequence ATGCCTGTCGTTCAGGTCGCCCTACCCGTGCCGCTGGCACGCACATTCGATTATCGATTACCCGAAGGGTTGTGCCCTGTGCCGGGTATGCGTGTCAGCGTACCCTTTGGCAACCGTAAAATGATTGGCATTGTCACCACACTGAACAACAGCAGCGAACTGCCGTTGGATCAGCTCAAGGTCGTGCGAGAAGTTCTGGATGACGAACCACTTTTTCCTGCCAGTCTGTGGCGCATTCTGCTTTGGGCCGTGGATTATTATCATTACCCCATCGGCGAAGTTCTGTTTCATGCCCTGCCAATTATACTGCGTCAGGGTAAACCGGCCCATACCGCACCGCTTTGGCAGTGGTTCGCAACAGAACAAGGGCGGGCAATGCCACTGGCATCACTGAAACGAGCCCCTAAACAGCAACAGGCGCTAGCCGCCTTACTACATGCTCCACTTTACCGTCATCAGGTCAGTGAGTCAGCACTAACCGAAACCGCGTTACAGGCATTGCGCAGCAAAAGCCTGTGTGACCTGAGACCCCTTTCCCGACAACTCTCCGACTGGCGTAGCGAATTCAGCATCATCGGTGAACGATTAAAGCTGAATACGGAGCAGGCCACCGCCATAGGCGCGATACGCAGCGAAGACAACCATTTTTCCGCCTGGTTACTGGCGGGGATTACAGGATCCGGCAAAACCGAAGTGTATCTCAGCGTGCTGGAAAATATATTGGCGCAAGGCAAACAAGCTCTGATACTGGTGCCGGAAATCGGCCTGACGCCACAAACCATCTCCCGCTTTAAAGACCGTTTTACTGCACCGGTAGAAGCCCTGCATTCCGGGCTGAATGACAGTGAGCGCCTTGCTGTCTGGTTGCGGGCCAAAAGCGGCGAAGCGGCGATTGTCATCGGTACTCGCTCCGCGCTGTTCACGCCATTTGCCCGATTGGGGCTGATTGTGATCGATGAAGAACACGATGGATCTTATAAACAACAGGAGGGGTGGCGCTATCATGCCCGCGATCTGGCGGTATTTCGTGCCAGGGAAGAAGACATTCCTATTGTCATGGGTTCCGCCACTCCGGCGCTGGAAACATTGTATAACGTACAGATTGGCAAATATCGTCAGCTCCGACTCAGTAAACGTGCAGGTAATGCCCGACTGGCACAACAGCATATACTCGATTTGAAAGGATTGCCGTTGACTAGCGGCTTGTCCCAACCACTGATCAACCGTATCCATCATCACTTGAATAATGATAATCAGGTGATTCTGTTTTTGAACCGACGCGGTTTTGCCCCAGTGGTGATGTGTCATGAATGTGGTTGGATTGCTGAGTGCCAGCGCTGCGATCACTACTATACATTGCACCAACATCAGCAAATATTGCGCTGCCATCACTGTGACAGCCAACGTCCGGTGCCACCACAATGTCCTCACTGCGGCTCTACGCATCTGGTTCCTGTAGGGCTAGGCACCGAGCAGTTGGAGCAGGCGCTACCCGCTTTGTTTCCCCAGACCCCCATTACCCGCATTGATCGGGACACTACCAGCCGCAAAGGCTCGCTGGAACAACAACTGACACAGGTAAGGCAAGGCGGGGCACGGATACTCATCGGGACACAGATGCTGGCCAAGGGCCACCATTTTCCGGATGTCACACTGGTCGTGCTACTGGATGTAGACAGTTCATTGTTTTCCGCTGATTTTCGAGCCGCAGAACGCTTCGCTCAGCTTTATACGCAGGTATCCGGTCGCGCTGGTCGCGCTGGCAAAGCAGGGGAAGTGATTCTTCAGACTCATCATCCAGAACACCCGCTATTGCAGACTTTGCTGCAAAAAGGGTATGACGACTTTGCTAACCAGACTCTGAAAGAACGTCAGAGCGTTTTCCTACCGCCGTTTACCAGCCATGTCCTGTTCCGGGCAGAGGATCATGATAATCAACAGGCCACGCTGTTCCTGCAACAACTACGCAATCTGCTGGAAGCCAGCCCACTACGGGATGATGCCCTCTGGCTAATGGGACCCGTTCCCGCACTGCAACCCAAACGAGCGGGTCGCTTTCGCTGGCAACTACTGCTTCAGCATCCATCCCGCGCTCGTCTACAGCAATTGCTCCGAAATTCACTGGCCTTGATCGACACACTTCCACAGACGCGAAAGGTGAAATGGATACTGGATGTTGACCCAACAGACAGCTAA
- the hslU gene encoding HslU--HslV peptidase ATPase subunit produces the protein MSEMTPREIVSELDSYIIGQHNAKRAVAIALRNRWRRMQLEENLRHEVTPKNILMIGPTGVGKTEIARRLAKLANAPFIKVEATKFTEVGYVGKEVDSIIRDLADSAIKMVRQHSIERNRHHAEELAEERVLDALLPPAKNNWGQAEENHEPSAARQAFRKKLREGQLDDKEIEVDLAAAPVGVEIMAPPGMEEMTNQLQSMFQNLAGQKQKTRKVKIKEAFKLLVEEEAAKLVNPEELKQQAIESVEQHGIVFIDEIDKICKRGETSGPDVSREGVQRDLLPLVEGCTVSTKHGMVKTDHILFIASGAFQVSSPSDLIPELQGRLPIRVELQALTTEDFERILTEPSASLTQQYKALMATEGVNIEFTPEGIRHIAEAAWQVNERTENIGARRLHTVLERLIEEVSYDASEMSGETVTIDADYVRSHLDELVADEDLSRFIL, from the coding sequence ATGTCTGAAATGACCCCGCGTGAAATAGTCAGTGAGCTTGATAGCTACATCATTGGCCAGCACAACGCGAAGCGTGCTGTAGCAATTGCCCTGCGTAACCGCTGGCGCCGTATGCAACTGGAAGAGAACCTGCGCCATGAAGTTACACCTAAAAACATCCTGATGATCGGACCGACTGGGGTAGGTAAAACAGAAATTGCCCGTCGACTCGCCAAACTGGCCAATGCACCCTTTATCAAAGTTGAAGCGACGAAATTTACCGAAGTGGGTTATGTCGGTAAAGAAGTGGATTCCATTATCCGCGATCTGGCCGATTCGGCCATCAAAATGGTACGCCAGCACTCAATAGAGAGAAATCGTCACCATGCTGAAGAATTGGCTGAAGAACGCGTTCTGGACGCATTACTGCCCCCGGCCAAAAACAACTGGGGACAGGCGGAAGAAAACCACGAGCCTTCTGCAGCCCGTCAGGCTTTCCGCAAAAAACTGCGTGAAGGTCAGTTGGACGATAAAGAGATTGAAGTTGACCTGGCCGCAGCGCCGGTTGGTGTGGAAATCATGGCACCTCCAGGTATGGAGGAGATGACTAACCAGTTACAATCCATGTTCCAGAATCTGGCGGGCCAAAAGCAGAAAACCCGTAAAGTAAAAATCAAGGAAGCCTTTAAACTGCTGGTAGAAGAAGAAGCCGCTAAACTAGTCAATCCAGAAGAGCTGAAACAACAGGCGATTGAATCCGTAGAGCAGCACGGTATCGTATTTATCGACGAGATCGATAAAATCTGCAAACGTGGTGAAACGTCTGGCCCTGATGTCTCCCGTGAAGGTGTTCAGCGCGACCTACTGCCACTGGTGGAAGGGTGTACCGTTTCCACCAAGCACGGCATGGTGAAAACTGACCATATCCTGTTCATTGCCTCTGGCGCATTTCAGGTATCCAGCCCGTCCGATTTGATTCCGGAACTACAGGGTCGTCTACCCATCCGCGTGGAATTACAGGCACTGACAACCGAGGATTTTGAGCGCATTCTGACTGAACCCAGCGCATCATTGACACAGCAATATAAAGCGCTGATGGCTACTGAAGGCGTAAACATTGAGTTTACACCGGAAGGTATCCGCCATATCGCTGAGGCTGCCTGGCAGGTCAATGAACGTACTGAAAACATCGGTGCGCGCCGTCTTCACACCGTACTGGAACGACTAATCGAAGAAGTTTCTTACGATGCTAGCGAAATGAGTGGCGAAACCGTGACTATTGATGCAGATTATGTACGTAGTCACCTTGATGAGCTAGTAGCAGATGAAGATCTGAGCCGATTTATTTTATAA